A segment of the Aromatoleum aromaticum EbN1 genome:
CGATGCGGCTGGCGATGTCGCTCAGTTCTAGCGACGAGTGGCGATCCGACGAGAACGCGATCCAGATGATCGGGCTCGCGTCGGCCTCGACTTTCGCGATCACCGGCTCGTCGATGTCGTCGGGCAGCTGGCGGCGCGCGCGCGACACGCGGTCGCGCACGTCGGCCGCGGCGCTGTCGGCGTCGCGCTCGATGCGGAAACGGATCGTGATCTGGCTGCGCTCCTGGCGGCTGATCGACTGGATCACGTCGACGCCTTCGATCCCGGCGAGCGAATCCTCGAGCGGTTTCGTGACCTGCGACTCGACGATCTCGGCGCTCGCGCCGGTGTAGGTCGTATCGACGGTGACGACCGGTTCGTCGATGTTCGGGTACTCGCGCACCGTCAGGCGCGAATACGACATCAGCCCGACGAGCAGCACCAGCAGCGACAGCACTGTCGCGAACACCGGACGCTTGATACAGACCTCGGACAGGATCATCGCGTACCTCCGCTCAACCGGGTCCGTCGGCGGCCCCTGCCGAAGGCGCCTCGCCGGTCCCGTCCGCGCGCACGACGCGCACCGGCGCCCCGTCGCGCAGCTTGAGCTGGCCCGCCGTCACGACGACGTCGCCGGCCTGCAGGCCGCGCACGACTTCGACGCGCGTGCCGCGCCGTATGCCGGTCGACACCTCGACGCGCTGCGCCTTGCCGTCGACGACGCGATAGACGAACTGCACGTTGCCGGGCGCCGACACCAGCGCCTCCTCGGGCAGGATCGCGACGTCGGAGCGCTGCTGCAGGATCAGCCGCACGCGCGCGAACATTCCGGGACGCAGCCGCAGGCCTTCGTTCGGCAGTGTCGCGCGCATCACGACGGAGCGCCCCTGTTCATCGACGAGCGGGTCGATCGCGGCAACCCGCGCTTCGAAGCGCTGCTCGGGAATCGCGTCGGATGTGATTTCGAGCGTCTGCCCGGGGCGCACGCGCGCGAGATAGTTTTCCGGCAGGCGGAAATCGACTTTCAGCGTCGCGATGTCTTCGAGATTGACCAGGTCGTCGCCTTCCTTGACGTAGTCGCCGATGCTGACGTTGCGGATCCCGACGACGCCGGCGAACGGCGCGCGGATGCGGGTGCGCTCGAGGTGCGCTTCGACGAGCGCCATGTTCGCGCGCGCAACTTCGAGCTGCGAAGCGGCTTCGTCGCGCGCGGTGTGGCTGAGGAACTTGCGTTTGAAGAGATCGTCAGTGCGGCCGTAATTCGCCTCGGCGAGCGCGAGGTTCGCCTTCGCCTGCTGCACTTCGGCCTGCTGCACCGCTGCGTCGAGTTCGATCAGCACTTCGCCGCGCCGTACCGGCCCGCCTTCGCGAAACCGGATCGCGGCGATGCGTCCGGCGACTTCGGGCCGCAGCACGACCGATTCGTTCGAGCGCAGCGTGCCGACCGCAGTGACGTCGTCAGCGACCGTCTCGGACGTCACCGTGACGGTCTCGACACCGACCGGTTCGGCCCTGGCCACCGCCCCGGCTGCGCCGCCACTGCCCCGTTCTGCTGCGGGAGCCGCCCCCGCCGGCTGCGGCGCCGCCGGCGTGCGGTTCGCGTAATACGCGTAGCCTGCAAGCGCGGCGAGGCCGACGAGGCTGAGGGCGACGATCAGGCGACGAGGGGCGGGCATTGCGGCCGGCCTCAGCCGACCGTCGTCTGCGCCGCGCCTTCGGCCCGCGACTCGATCCGGCCGAGCCGATAGACGATTTCGCCTGCGGCCTCGAGGTTCTGCACTGCCGCGCCGGCCTGCGCCGCCGACACGATCACGACCATGCCGACGCCGCAATTGAACACACGATACATTTCCTGCGCGTCGACGTTGCCAGCGTCCCGGAGCCACTGGAACAGCGGCGGCAGCGTCCACGACGACACGTCGAGACGCGCGGCTAGGCCATCGGCGAGGATACGCGGCACGTTCTCGAGCAGGCCGCCGCCGGTGATGTGCGCCATCCCCTTGACGACGCCGGGGATCGCCTGCATCAGGCCGAGCATCGGCTTCACGTACAGGCGCGTCGGCTCGAGGATCACGTCGCGCAGCGGACGGCCGTGGAAGTCGGCATCGAGGTCCGGCTTGGCAAGGTCGATGATCTTGCGGATCAGCGAGTAGCCGTTCGAATGGGCGCCGCTCGACGCGAGGCCGAGGACGACGTCGCCCGGGACGATCCGCGATCCGTCGATGATCTCGGACTTCTCGACTGCGCCGACCGCGAAGCCGGCCAGGTCGTATTCGCCGTCCGGGTACATGCCGTGCATCTCGGCGGTCTCCCCGCCGATCAGCGCGCAGCCGGACAGCTCGCAGCCGCGCGCGATGCCACTGACGACCGCTGCCGCGGTATCGACGTCGAGCTTGCCGCAGGCGAAGTAGTCGAGGAAGAACAGCGGTTCGGCGCCCTGGACAAGGATGTCGTTGACGCTCATCGCGACCAGGTCCTGGCCGACGGTGTCGTGCCTGTTCAGCTGGAACGCGAGCTTGAGCTTCGTGCCGACACCGTCGGTGCCCGACACCAGCACCGGCTCGCGGTACTTTTTCGACAGCTCGAACAGCGCGCCGAAGCCGCCGATGCCGCCCAGCACTTCAGGGCGCATGGTGCGTTTGGCGAGCGGCTTGATGCGGTCGACGAGCGCGTCGCCGGCATCGATATCGACACCGGCGTCGCGGTAGGAAAGCGAAGGTTTCGGGGAGCTCAAGTGGGTTCCTCTGGCATGCGGAAGGCGGGGTTCGGCCGGACCCGGCGAGCGGGAAACTTGAGGCCGCAACGCCAAGTGGCTACATTTACGGGTTTCGCGGGTCGCTCCGGCACTTGCCGGGCATCCGCGCCAAGCTCGCGATTTTACTCGAAATGACCCAATCCCGCGCCGACCGTCTGCAATCCGCCGTGTGGGCCGGCGTCGCGCTTGCGCTCGTCGCGCTGCTCTACGCGCTCGGGCCGATCCTCGCGCCGTTCGTGATCGCGGCGGTGTTCGCATACATCTGCGACCCGGCGGTGAACTGGATGGTCCGGCGCCGCATCCCGCGCCCCCTCGCGGTGCTGCTGGTGATCCTCGGCCTGGGCGCGATATTGCTGCTGCTGCTGCTGATCCTCGCGCCGATGATCTATCGCGAGGCGATCGCGCTCGTCGGCCGCCTGCCGGACCTGATCGAGCTGCTCAATTCGCGCGTCGCACCGCGACTGATGGAGCGCTTCGGCATCGACTTGCAGCTCGATGCAGCGTTCGTGCGCACCTGGATCACCGAGAACTGGAGTACTGCGCAGGACCTGGTGCCGGTCATCCTCGGCCATCTGCGCCAAGGTGGCAGCGCATTGGTCGGCCTCGCGGCGCTTGTGCTGCTGATCCCGGTCGTGATGTTCTACCTGCTGCAGGACTGGCCGCACCTGGTCACGAACGTGCAGGCCATCATCCCGCGCCCGATGCTGCCGCGCACGCTGCGCATCTTCCACGACATCGACTCGGTGCTGTCGCAGTTCCTGCGCGGCCAGCTCTCGGTGATGCTGCTGCTCGCGGTGTTCTACAGCGTCGGCCTGTGGCTCGCCGGACTGAAGTTCGCGCTGCCGGTCGGCGTCATCACCGGCCTGCTCGTTTTCATCCCGTATGTCGGCTTCGGCGGCGGCCTGATCCTCGCGATCCTCACTGCACTGCTGCAGGCCGACGGCTGGTCGCCGCTGATCGGCGTCGCGATCGTGTACGGCCTCGGGCAGGCGATCGAGAGCTTCGTGCTGACGCCCTACCTCGTCGGCGAACGCATCGGCCTGCATCCGGTTGCGGTGATTTTCGCGCTGATGGCGTTCGGCCAGCTGTTCGGCTTCGTCGGCGTGCTCGTCGCGCTGCCGGCGAGCGCGGCGATCCTCGTCGGCTTGCGTGAACTGCGCGCTGCGTGGCTCGCGAGCCGCCTCTACCGCGGCGACCCCGAATCGCGCATCGAGGAGATCGGCAAGTGAAGCAGCTCGTGCTCGACATCCGCCCCGATGCGCCGCCGACGCTCGACAACTTCGTCGTCGGCAGTAACGACGAACTGGTCGCCGCGCTCGACGCAATCGGACCACGCGCCGCTCACCTGTATCTTTGGGGCCCCCCGGGCAGCGGCCGCAGCCATCTGTTGCGCGCGGCGGTCGCCCGCGCGCACGTGGCAGGCCGTCCGGCCCTCTATGTCCCGGCCGCCGAAGCGGGTGACGAACTGCCGCAGACCGGCGGGGCGCTGCTCGCGGTCGACGACGTCGAGGCACTCGACGCAGCGGCGCAGGTGGCGCTGTTCAACGCATTCAACCGCGCGCGCGGTAACGGCCAGACGCTGCTCCTGGCCGGCGCGGCCGCCCCGCTGCAGCTTGCAGTGCGCGAGGATCTGCGTACCCGCGTCGGCCAGTGCCTGGTCTATGAAGTCCGCCCGCTCGACGATGAAGCGCGCGCGGCGATCCTGCGCACGCTCGCCGAGCGTCGCGGGCTGCCGCTCGCCGACGAAGTGACCGATTTCCTGCTGCGCCATGGCCGCCGCGACCTGCCGAGCCTGCTCGCGGTGCTCGATGCGCTCGACACCGCGTCGCTCGAACGCAAGCGTGCCGTCACGCTGCCGCTGCTGCGCGAGATGATCCACGCCGGACTCGACATATGAGCCCGGGCGCGCATCCTCGCGTCGCGCCCGGCACGCCTGCTGCCCCCGACCGATCCGGACCCCGGACCCCATTCAAGGAAACCCGCTTGGACCTCGTACTTTTCGACCTCGACAACACGCTGCTCGATGGCGACTCCGACTTCGCATGGGCGCAGTTTCTCATCGCCAAGGGCGTGCTCGACCGCGAAGTGCAGGAAGCGAAGAACATCGGCTTCTACGAGCAATACAAGGCCGGCACGCTCGACATCTTCGAGTTCCTCGACTTCCAGCTCGCTCCGCTCGCGCGCCATCCGCGCGCGCAGCTCGACGCGTGGCACCGCGAATTCATGGCGACGGCCGTCGCACCCATGATCACCCACAAGGCCCGCCGGCTGGTGCGCGAACAGCTCGACCGCGGCGCGCTGGTCGCGGTCGTCACGGCGACAAACAGCTTCGTCACCGGCCCGATCGTGCGCGAATTCGGCATCGCCCATCTCATCGCGACGATTCCGGCGCAGGAACATGGCGCCTTTACCGGCAAGCCGCGCGGCACTCCGGCGTTCAAGGCGGGCAAGATCGAGCGTGTCGACAGCTGGCTCGAGTCGATCGGCCTGTATCACGGCAGCTTCTCTCGCTCGTGGTTCTACAGCGACTCGCACAACGACCTGCCGCTGATGGCGCGCGTCACCGATCCGGTCGCCGTCGACCCCGACGACACGCTGCGCGTGCATGCGCTCGGCAAGGGCTGGCCGGTCATCTCGCTGCGGTAAGGTGGCAGCAGTGCCCTGCAAGGCCTGCGCATCGGTTATGATTGCACGCTTATGTTGACCGCTCCGCCCTCTTTCCAATGATCCGCAAGCTGCTGCGCAAAGTCTTCCAGCGCGCCGCGCTGCCAGTCGTGAATACCGAACCCGCGCTGATTCCCGTCGCTCAGCATGGCGTTCGCCGCGAGCAGCTCTCGCCGGTCGCGCGCAAGGTCTGCACCGTGCTCCAGGAACACGGCCACAAGGCCTTCGTCGTCGGCGGCGCAGTGCGCGATCTCCTGGTCGGCCACCCGCCGAAAGACTACGACGTCGCGACGAGCGCGACGCCGGAGGAAGTCCGCGCGCTGTTCCGCCGCTCGCGCATCATCGGCCGCCGCTTCAAGATCGTGCATGTCATGAGCGGGCCGGAGACGATCGAAGTGTCGACGTTTCGCGCGAGCCAGGTTGCCGAGAGCACTGAAACCGACGAACACGGCCGGGTGCTGCGCGACAACGTCTTCGGCTCGCAGGCCGAGGACGCGACACGGCGCGACTTCACCGTCAATGCGTTGTACTACGATCCGACGACCGAGCAGATCGTCGATTATCACCACGGCGTCGCCGACCTGAAGCAGAAAACGCTGCGCATCATCGGCGACCCGCGCGCGCGTTACCGCGAAGACCCGGTGCGGATGCTGCGCGGCGTGCGGCTCGGCGCCAAGCTCGGCCTGACGCTCGACCCTGCCGCGCGCCACCCGATCCGCGAGATGGCGTCGCTGCTCGAAAACGTGCCGGCCGCACGGCTCTTCGACGAAATGCTGAAGCTGCTGTTCTCCGGGTACGCGCTGAAATGCCTCGAACAGCTGCGCGAGGAAGGCCTGCACCACGGCCTGCTGCCGCTGCTCGACGTGATCCTCGAACAGCCGATGGGCGAACGCTTCGTCAGGCTCGCGCTCGAGAATACCGACGAGCGCGTGCGCCAGGACAAGTCGGTATCGCCGGGCTTCCTGTTCGCGACGCTGCTGTGGCACGAAGTGCTTGGCGCGTGGGAAACGCGCAAGCGCAACGGCGAGCACACCCAGCCCGCGCTGTTCGCAGCGATGGACGACGTGCTCGAAGCGCAGGCCGGCAAACTCGCGATCACGCGCCGCATCGTCGGGGACATCAAGGAAATATGGGCGCTGCAACCGCGCTTCGACAAATGCAGCGGCAAGACGCCCTACCGCCTCATCGAACAGCCGCGTTACCGGGCAGCATGGGACTTCCTGCGCTTGCGCGCGCAGTCGGGCGAAATCGACCTGGCGCTCCCCGAATGGTGGGACCGGTTCGCACATGCGGGTCACGACGCGCGCGAAGCCCTGCTCGCCGAGGCAACCGGCCGCGGCGAAGCGCCCGAGCGCAAGCGGCGGCGCCGCCGGCGCAAGCCGGCCGAGGCCGACACCGCCGCCGTCGACGCATCATGAAACGATCCGGCCCCGGCCGGACCGGCGCCACGCACGCTCCTGTGCGCGCTTTCGTCGCGCTGGGCTCGAACCTCGGCCAGCCGGTCGCGACGCTCCGGACTGCATTCGAGGCCCTCGACAGGTTGCCCGACACCCGCGTCGTCGCCCGTTCGGCGCTGTACCGCACCGCCCCGGTGGGTGTGCGCGGGCAGCCGGACTTCTTCAACGCGGTCGCTGCGCTCGACACGGCACTGCCCGCGCGGGCGCTGCTCGACGCCTTGTTCGCCATCGAGGCGCAATTCGGCCGCACCCGGGCATATCCGCAGGCGCCACGGACGCTGGACCTCGACCTGCTGCTCTACGACGACGGCACCGTCACTGAACCCGGACTCGAAATCCCGCATCCGCGCATGCACCTGCGCGCTTTCGTGCTCGTCCCCCTCGCGGAAATCGCTCCGGCGGCGACGATCCCGGGCCGCGGGCGCGTCGCCGACCTCCTGCCAGGAGTACGCGACCAAACAATTGAAAGGCTGCCGGACTGACGCCTCCGATGAAGATTGACTGCCTTTGGGCCGCGTTGTATATGCTTGGTGCGGTATATTTCATTTTCCGCAACTAGAGACGGGTCCGGCACATGCTCGACAAGGCGCGCTACATCGTCATCGAAGGGCCGATCGGCGCCGGCAAGACCTCGCTCGCGCGCCGGCTCGCGGAGCGGCTCGATGCCGATACGGTGCTCGAGCAGCCGGAGCAGAACGCGTTTCTCGGGCGTTTCTATCAGGACCCGCAACGCTGGGCGCTGCCGACCCAGCTGTCCTTCCTGTTCCAGCGCGTCGACCAGCTTGCTGCGCTGGCCGAACGCGCCGACGCGCACCCGCGCATCGTATCGGACTTCATTCTCGACAAGGATCCGCTGTTCGCGACGCTCAATCTCGCCGACGACGAACTGGCGCTCTACCGCCGGATCTTCGACAGCATGCAGCCGGCCGCAGTGCGGCACCCCGACCTCGTGATCTATCTCCAGGCGAAACCCGAGACGCTGGTCGAACGTATCCGGCGCCGCGGCGTGGAAAGCGAACGCCGCATCACCGAACGTTACCTGGAACAGGTCGCCGAGCGCTACGCGCGGTTCTTCTACGATTACGACGCAGCGCCGCTGTTCGTCGTCGACGCCGAGATCCTCAACCCGGTCGAGCAGGACGATGACTTCGAGCTTCTGCTCGACCGGCTGCGCAACATGCGCGGCTACCGCGAGTTCTTCGGCTACGCCGGCTGACCGCCTCGTCGCCCGCAGCTTTTCACAACCCCCTTTTCGCAGACCCCCTTGTGCGCCGCGACATTTTGCGGAAAACTCCGGCTCTCCTCAGGAGTCCCCCATGAGCTACCTCCAGGACGACAAACCCGTCACCCTGTTCGAAATTGGCAAGATGCGCGCCGAAGGGCGCAAGATCAGCATGCTCACCTGTTATGACGCGAGCTTCGCGTCGCTGCTCGAGCGCGCGGGAGTCGACATCCTCCTCGTCGGTGATTCGCTCGGCAACGTCGTGCAGGGACAGAAGTCCACGCTGCCCGTGACGCTGGAGCACATGATCTACCATACCGAATGTGTCGTGCGCGGCTCCACCCGCCCGTTCATCGTCACCGACATGCCGTTCGGTGCGTATCACGAGAGCCCGTCGCAGGCGATGCACAACGCAGCCAGCCTGCTCGCCGCCGGCGCGCAGATGGTCAAGCTCGAAGGCGGCACCTTCATGGCCGAAACCGTCCGTTTCCTCGTCGAACGCGGCATCCCGGTATGCGCCCACATCGGGCTCACGCCGCAGTCCGTGCACCAGCTGGGAGGTTATCGCGTACAGGGCCGCAGCGAGGCCGCAGCGGCGCAGCTGAAAGGCGATGCGCTGGCGCTGGAACAGGCCGGCGCCGCGCTGATGGTCATGGAAATGGTCCCCGCCGCGCTCGCTCGGGAAGTCACCGCGAGCCTCGCCTCGATGGCGACGATCGGCATCGGCGCGGGCCCGGACTGTGACGGCCAGGTGCTCGTGCTGCACGACATGATTGGCGTCTATCCGGGCAAGAAAGCGCGCTTCGTCAGGAATTTCATGACCGGGAAGACTGACATCGACGAAGCTGTCGCGAGCTACGTCCAGGCCGTCCGGGACGGCAGTTTTCCGGCCGCCGAACACTGTTATTGAGCTGCGCCCTTCCCGCTCCGAGACCTCGCCATGCAGATCCACACCACCATTCAGAGCTTGCGCGCCGCCCGCGCTGCGGTCAGCGGCAAAGTCGCCCTCGTGCCCACGATGGGCAACCTGCACGACGGGCACATCGCGCTGATGCGGCAGGCCACAGGCCATGCCGATTCAATCGTCGCGAGCATTTTCGTCAACCGCCTGCAGTTCGGCCCGCGCGACGACTTCGACCGCTATCCGCGGACGTTCAAGGCCGACTGCGAAAGGCTGGAGGCGGCGGGTGTCGCCCACGTGTTCGCGCCGGATGAAGGCGAGATGTACCCGCAACCGCAGCAGTACCACGTCGACCCGGCGCCGGCGCATGTCACCATCCTCGAAGGCGAGTTCCGCCCGGATCACTTTCGCGGCGTCGCGACGGTCGTGCTGAAGCTCCTCAACATCGTGCGCCCGGACGTCGCGCTGTTCGGCAAGAAGGACTACCAGCAGCTGATGGTGCTGACGAACATGGTGCGCGAACTGGCCGTCGCAGTCGAAGTCGTGCCGGGCGAGACGATCCGCGCGACCGACGGGCTCGCGCTGTCGTCGCGCAATGGCTACCTGTCCGCTGAAGAGCGCGTCGAGGCGCCGCGGCTGTACCGCGAGCTCGCCCGCGTCCGCGATGCGGTGCGGGACGGCGATCGCGATTTCCTGAAGCTCGAAACCGAGGCGGTGGCCGGACTCGCCGCGCACGGCTGGCACCCCGACTACATCGCCGTGCGCCGCCGTGCGGACCTGCAGCCTCCGGGCGACGCCAACGATCCGCTGGTCGTCCTCGCCGCGGCGAAGCTCGGCCACACGCGGCTGATCGACAATCTCGAAATCTGAACGGCATCGGGCGCCGCCAGCCTGCTTGCACGCACAGGTGGTGCTTGCGTCCGCGCCGAAGTCGATTCAAGCTATGACGGCGTGTTCGCGGCGGTGCCGGCCGGCACGGCAGCCAACGACAAGAGGAGGGAAGCAGCAATGACCACCATGACAGTGCGGCAGATTCTGGAAACAAAAGGCGCGGGCGCACATGCGGTGTCACCGGGCGTCAGCGTGTTCGATGCGCTGGCAGTCATGGCCAAGCATGACATCGGCGCCGTCCTGGTGACTGAAAACGATCATCTCACCGGGATATTCACCGAACGCGACTACGCGCGGAAACTCGTACTGAAAGGCCTCAGTTCGAAAGAGGCGACGGTCGGCGAGTTGATGACGCCGAACGTCTGCACGATCACGCCGTCACACACCGTCGATGAAGTCATGAACATCATGACCGAGAACCGCTTTCGTCACCTGCCGGTCGTCGAGCGCGGCAAGATCGCCGGCATCGTGACGATCGGCGACGTCGTCAAATCGATCATCGTCCAGCAGGAAGAGACGATCAGCCACCTGTCGAGCTACATCGCCGGCGACATCACGAACTGAGCGGCAGCGACGACGCAGCCTGCAGGATCGGCGATCGGCCGCGCGGGCGACGGAGCACGCTGCGGCCGGCCGTGCCCGCCTCATCTTCCGATTCCGGCGGGCTGCGCCAGCTTCCCTAGCGACCGTTCTGCAGCGCCTTGTCGATGATCTCCGCGACGTCGGGTGACAGTCCGACGACGCTGCGCACGCGCTCTAGCTGCACGCCGACACGATCCCGGATTTCCGGGGTAAACCGGCGCCAGCTCTCGAGCGCCCGCGCGACGCGCGACGCGACCTGAGGGTTACGTCGGTCGAGCGCAAGCACCTGGTCTGCCCAGAACACATAGCCGCTGCCGTCCGGCAGATGGAACTCTGCCGGATTGGCGCGGAAAAAACTTCCCAGCAGCGCATAGACCTTGTTCGGATTCTCGATGCTGAAATCCGGATCGCCCATCAGCCTGCGCACTCGTTCGAGCACCGGCGCGGCTTCGGCATTCCAGCGCCACGCGCCGGCCTGCAGCGCGAACCACTTGTCGAGCACGAGCGCGTCGTCACGGTAGCGGCGGTGAAAC
Coding sequences within it:
- a CDS encoding efflux RND transporter periplasmic adaptor subunit; the encoded protein is MPAPRRLIVALSLVGLAALAGYAYYANRTPAAPQPAGAAPAAERGSGGAAGAVARAEPVGVETVTVTSETVADDVTAVGTLRSNESVVLRPEVAGRIAAIRFREGGPVRRGEVLIELDAAVQQAEVQQAKANLALAEANYGRTDDLFKRKFLSHTARDEAASQLEVARANMALVEAHLERTRIRAPFAGVVGIRNVSIGDYVKEGDDLVNLEDIATLKVDFRLPENYLARVRPGQTLEITSDAIPEQRFEARVAAIDPLVDEQGRSVVMRATLPNEGLRLRPGMFARVRLILQQRSDVAILPEEALVSAPGNVQFVYRVVDGKAQRVEVSTGIRRGTRVEVVRGLQAGDVVVTAGQLKLRDGAPVRVVRADGTGEAPSAGAADGPG
- the purM gene encoding phosphoribosylformylglycinamidine cyclo-ligase yields the protein MSSPKPSLSYRDAGVDIDAGDALVDRIKPLAKRTMRPEVLGGIGGFGALFELSKKYREPVLVSGTDGVGTKLKLAFQLNRHDTVGQDLVAMSVNDILVQGAEPLFFLDYFACGKLDVDTAAAVVSGIARGCELSGCALIGGETAEMHGMYPDGEYDLAGFAVGAVEKSEIIDGSRIVPGDVVLGLASSGAHSNGYSLIRKIIDLAKPDLDADFHGRPLRDVILEPTRLYVKPMLGLMQAIPGVVKGMAHITGGGLLENVPRILADGLAARLDVSSWTLPPLFQWLRDAGNVDAQEMYRVFNCGVGMVVIVSAAQAGAAVQNLEAAGEIVYRLGRIESRAEGAAQTTVG
- a CDS encoding AI-2E family transporter, giving the protein MTQSRADRLQSAVWAGVALALVALLYALGPILAPFVIAAVFAYICDPAVNWMVRRRIPRPLAVLLVILGLGAILLLLLLILAPMIYREAIALVGRLPDLIELLNSRVAPRLMERFGIDLQLDAAFVRTWITENWSTAQDLVPVILGHLRQGGSALVGLAALVLLIPVVMFYLLQDWPHLVTNVQAIIPRPMLPRTLRIFHDIDSVLSQFLRGQLSVMLLLAVFYSVGLWLAGLKFALPVGVITGLLVFIPYVGFGGGLILAILTALLQADGWSPLIGVAIVYGLGQAIESFVLTPYLVGERIGLHPVAVIFALMAFGQLFGFVGVLVALPASAAILVGLRELRAAWLASRLYRGDPESRIEEIGK
- the hda gene encoding DnaA regulatory inactivator Hda, with translation MKQLVLDIRPDAPPTLDNFVVGSNDELVAALDAIGPRAAHLYLWGPPGSGRSHLLRAAVARAHVAGRPALYVPAAEAGDELPQTGGALLAVDDVEALDAAAQVALFNAFNRARGNGQTLLLAGAAAPLQLAVREDLRTRVGQCLVYEVRPLDDEARAAILRTLAERRGLPLADEVTDFLLRHGRRDLPSLLAVLDALDTASLERKRAVTLPLLREMIHAGLDI
- a CDS encoding HAD family hydrolase: MDLVLFDLDNTLLDGDSDFAWAQFLIAKGVLDREVQEAKNIGFYEQYKAGTLDIFEFLDFQLAPLARHPRAQLDAWHREFMATAVAPMITHKARRLVREQLDRGALVAVVTATNSFVTGPIVREFGIAHLIATIPAQEHGAFTGKPRGTPAFKAGKIERVDSWLESIGLYHGSFSRSWFYSDSHNDLPLMARVTDPVAVDPDDTLRVHALGKGWPVISLR
- the pcnB gene encoding polynucleotide adenylyltransferase PcnB codes for the protein MIRKLLRKVFQRAALPVVNTEPALIPVAQHGVRREQLSPVARKVCTVLQEHGHKAFVVGGAVRDLLVGHPPKDYDVATSATPEEVRALFRRSRIIGRRFKIVHVMSGPETIEVSTFRASQVAESTETDEHGRVLRDNVFGSQAEDATRRDFTVNALYYDPTTEQIVDYHHGVADLKQKTLRIIGDPRARYREDPVRMLRGVRLGAKLGLTLDPAARHPIREMASLLENVPAARLFDEMLKLLFSGYALKCLEQLREEGLHHGLLPLLDVILEQPMGERFVRLALENTDERVRQDKSVSPGFLFATLLWHEVLGAWETRKRNGEHTQPALFAAMDDVLEAQAGKLAITRRIVGDIKEIWALQPRFDKCSGKTPYRLIEQPRYRAAWDFLRLRAQSGEIDLALPEWWDRFAHAGHDAREALLAEATGRGEAPERKRRRRRRKPAEADTAAVDAS
- the folK gene encoding 2-amino-4-hydroxy-6-hydroxymethyldihydropteridine diphosphokinase is translated as MKRSGPGRTGATHAPVRAFVALGSNLGQPVATLRTAFEALDRLPDTRVVARSALYRTAPVGVRGQPDFFNAVAALDTALPARALLDALFAIEAQFGRTRAYPQAPRTLDLDLLLYDDGTVTEPGLEIPHPRMHLRAFVLVPLAEIAPAATIPGRGRVADLLPGVRDQTIERLPD
- a CDS encoding deoxynucleoside kinase, producing the protein MLDKARYIVIEGPIGAGKTSLARRLAERLDADTVLEQPEQNAFLGRFYQDPQRWALPTQLSFLFQRVDQLAALAERADAHPRIVSDFILDKDPLFATLNLADDELALYRRIFDSMQPAAVRHPDLVIYLQAKPETLVERIRRRGVESERRITERYLEQVAERYARFFYDYDAAPLFVVDAEILNPVEQDDDFELLLDRLRNMRGYREFFGYAG
- the panB gene encoding 3-methyl-2-oxobutanoate hydroxymethyltransferase, producing MSYLQDDKPVTLFEIGKMRAEGRKISMLTCYDASFASLLERAGVDILLVGDSLGNVVQGQKSTLPVTLEHMIYHTECVVRGSTRPFIVTDMPFGAYHESPSQAMHNAASLLAAGAQMVKLEGGTFMAETVRFLVERGIPVCAHIGLTPQSVHQLGGYRVQGRSEAAAAQLKGDALALEQAGAALMVMEMVPAALAREVTASLASMATIGIGAGPDCDGQVLVLHDMIGVYPGKKARFVRNFMTGKTDIDEAVASYVQAVRDGSFPAAEHCY
- the panC gene encoding pantoate--beta-alanine ligase; the encoded protein is MQIHTTIQSLRAARAAVSGKVALVPTMGNLHDGHIALMRQATGHADSIVASIFVNRLQFGPRDDFDRYPRTFKADCERLEAAGVAHVFAPDEGEMYPQPQQYHVDPAPAHVTILEGEFRPDHFRGVATVVLKLLNIVRPDVALFGKKDYQQLMVLTNMVRELAVAVEVVPGETIRATDGLALSSRNGYLSAEERVEAPRLYRELARVRDAVRDGDRDFLKLETEAVAGLAAHGWHPDYIAVRRRADLQPPGDANDPLVVLAAAKLGHTRLIDNLEI
- a CDS encoding CBS domain-containing protein encodes the protein MTTMTVRQILETKGAGAHAVSPGVSVFDALAVMAKHDIGAVLVTENDHLTGIFTERDYARKLVLKGLSSKEATVGELMTPNVCTITPSHTVDEVMNIMTENRFRHLPVVERGKIAGIVTIGDVVKSIIVQQEETISHLSSYIAGDITN